In Paraburkholderia acidisoli, one DNA window encodes the following:
- a CDS encoding response regulator: MNEAKATQESAPAIIFVDDEATAVKYFQRAIGSLAPVLTGSSVEEGKALLDAHGDKVGVLVSDQRMPGEFGNELLRYASERYPHVVRILTTAYSEIDQTVAAVNLGHIHRYIKKPWDITALRMELKQALELADLRKERDQLLREKLGVLQKQTLATRIGLVRTLAAALIGPERFQPVETYLAAAVLADVQGSEPDWLVLDYSDLVAAESARNGSFGHLIAENLAALRNRHVGSTVGNAVAAVADTLEAAGLKVRREGDGIVLEERTAFAEFLGEPASKAVSVQHAVWLASLLWLDGLDFALEPVRKGEAIALLPAQHKTEFPVDRLATWIEQF, translated from the coding sequence ATGAACGAAGCGAAAGCCACCCAGGAGTCGGCACCGGCGATCATCTTCGTCGATGACGAGGCCACGGCCGTGAAGTATTTCCAGCGTGCGATCGGAAGCCTGGCGCCGGTACTGACCGGCAGCTCGGTGGAAGAAGGCAAGGCGCTGCTGGACGCGCACGGCGACAAGGTGGGGGTCCTTGTCTCCGACCAGCGCATGCCGGGCGAATTCGGCAACGAATTGCTGCGTTACGCGAGCGAGCGTTATCCGCATGTCGTGCGGATTCTGACCACCGCCTATTCGGAAATCGATCAGACCGTCGCGGCCGTCAACCTCGGCCACATCCATCGCTACATCAAGAAGCCGTGGGACATCACGGCGCTGCGCATGGAGCTGAAGCAGGCGCTCGAACTCGCCGACCTGCGCAAGGAACGCGACCAGTTGCTGCGCGAAAAGCTCGGCGTGCTGCAAAAGCAGACGCTCGCCACGCGCATCGGCCTCGTGCGCACGCTCGCCGCCGCGCTGATCGGCCCGGAACGCTTTCAGCCGGTGGAGACGTACCTCGCCGCCGCCGTGCTCGCCGACGTGCAGGGCAGCGAGCCCGACTGGCTGGTGCTCGACTATTCCGATCTGGTCGCCGCCGAAAGCGCGCGCAACGGTTCGTTCGGCCATCTGATCGCCGAAAATCTGGCGGCGCTGCGCAACCGTCACGTGGGATCGACGGTCGGCAACGCGGTCGCGGCCGTGGCCGACACGCTCGAAGCCGCGGGCCTCAAGGTGCGCCGCGAAGGCGACGGCATCGTGCTCGAGGAACGCACCGCGTTCGCGGAGTTCCTGGGCGAGCCGGCCAGCAAGGCGGTCTCGGTGCAGCACGCGGTGTGGCTCGCGAGCCTGCTCTGGCTCGACGGTCTCGACTTCGCGCTGGAGCCGGTGCGCAAGGGCGAAGCCATTGCGTTGCTGCCCGCGCAGCACAAGACCGAATTCCCCGTGGATCGCCTCGCCACCTGGATCGAGCAGTTCTAG